One genomic window of Nisaea sp. includes the following:
- a CDS encoding carbon-nitrogen hydrolase family protein — translation MTPFAIAGVQMHVAATHENVSAMTQKIDLAMVRFPWVQMLLFSELAPFGPLPTNHPENLDAVHWAFQEKARQHNIWIIPGSMFVREGDHLFNESVVINPQGEIVGRYRKMFPFAPYEHAVTGGDQFLVFDVPDVGRFGLSICYDIWFPETTRQLSAMGAEILLHPVLTATIDRDIELAIARSTAAMFQCYVFDINGLDTGGTGRSCVIGPSGNVIYQAAGQEEIIPIEVDLDMVRRQRATGLRGLGQTLKSFRDRNCTFPVYSEQYDPRYLDSLGVLTMPVQGTREGIGVPPPASFLEPHVPGNEHLTAEKTKI, via the coding sequence ATGACCCCGTTCGCCATTGCCGGCGTCCAGATGCATGTTGCCGCGACACATGAAAATGTGTCCGCAATGACCCAAAAAATCGACCTCGCAATGGTGCGATTCCCCTGGGTTCAGATGCTGCTCTTCAGCGAGCTGGCTCCGTTCGGACCACTCCCGACGAACCATCCGGAGAATTTGGACGCTGTGCATTGGGCGTTCCAGGAGAAAGCGCGCCAGCACAATATCTGGATCATTCCAGGATCAATGTTTGTCCGGGAAGGGGACCACCTTTTCAATGAGTCGGTGGTCATAAACCCGCAAGGTGAGATTGTAGGACGCTACCGGAAAATGTTTCCGTTCGCGCCCTATGAGCATGCTGTCACCGGCGGCGATCAGTTTCTGGTTTTCGATGTCCCTGATGTGGGCCGCTTCGGCCTGTCCATTTGCTACGACATCTGGTTCCCGGAAACGACGCGGCAATTGTCGGCAATGGGGGCGGAAATACTTCTCCATCCAGTCCTGACCGCTACTATCGATCGGGATATCGAGCTTGCAATCGCGCGTTCCACAGCGGCGATGTTCCAGTGCTATGTTTTCGACATCAACGGGTTGGATACCGGTGGCACAGGACGATCCTGCGTTATCGGGCCGTCGGGGAACGTCATCTATCAGGCGGCCGGCCAGGAAGAGATCATCCCGATCGAGGTCGATCTTGATATGGTTCGCAGACAGCGGGCCACCGGCTTGCGTGGCCTCGGCCAGACCCTGAAGAGCTTCAGAGACCGCAATTGCACGTTTCCAGTTTATTCGGAGCAGTATGACCCCCGATATCTGGACAGCCTCGGTGTATTGACCATGCCCGTGCAGGGGACCCGCGAAGGCATTGGCGTACCCCCGCCAGCTAGTTTCCTTGAACCACACGTCCCGGGAAATGAGCATCTGACGGCCGAAAAAACAAAAATTTAA
- the gabT gene encoding 4-aminobutyrate--2-oxoglutarate transaminase: MTTNKSLDDRRQAATPRGVGVATAVYADRADNAELWDVEGRRFIDFAGGIAVLNTGHRNPIVMDRVNEQLDRFTHTAYQVVPYAAYVELAERLNELAPGKTPKKTLFVTTGAEAVENAVKIARAHTGRPGVIAFSGGFHGRTHMTMGLTGKVIPYKKGFGPFPGEIYHLPFPMPMHGVTIDDTFEAMERLFKADVDPGRVAAIIIEPIQGEGGFYIAPKELLERLRAICDTHGIVLIIDEIQTGFGRTGKLFAVEHSGVEPDLITTAKSLAGGFPLAGVIGKAHIMDAPEPGGLGGTYGGSPIGCAAALGVLEAIEKGKLLQRSTEIGKRMTARIKRIAERNDVLAIGDVRGLGAMIAFELVKSRGSNEPDADAAKALCARSLENGLLLLSCGVYANTIRILVPLTAEDTLIDEGMDVLEKSLAELSAGRAAAE; the protein is encoded by the coding sequence ATGACCACCAACAAGTCTCTTGACGATCGTCGTCAGGCAGCCACGCCACGCGGCGTGGGCGTCGCCACGGCGGTCTATGCCGATCGTGCCGACAACGCCGAACTCTGGGACGTTGAAGGTCGTCGCTTCATCGATTTCGCCGGCGGCATCGCCGTCCTGAACACCGGGCATCGCAATCCGATCGTGATGGACCGGGTCAATGAACAGCTGGACCGCTTTACCCATACGGCCTACCAGGTTGTCCCTTACGCGGCATATGTCGAACTGGCGGAGCGTCTCAACGAGCTCGCCCCCGGCAAGACACCCAAGAAGACCCTTTTCGTGACGACTGGCGCCGAAGCGGTCGAGAACGCGGTCAAGATCGCCCGTGCCCATACCGGGCGTCCGGGCGTCATTGCTTTCAGCGGCGGTTTCCACGGCCGCACGCATATGACAATGGGCCTGACCGGCAAGGTCATTCCCTACAAGAAGGGCTTTGGCCCGTTCCCGGGCGAAATCTATCACCTGCCGTTCCCGATGCCGATGCACGGGGTCACCATCGACGATACGTTCGAGGCCATGGAACGGCTCTTCAAGGCAGATGTCGACCCGGGACGCGTCGCTGCGATCATCATCGAACCGATCCAGGGCGAAGGCGGCTTCTACATCGCGCCGAAGGAACTTCTCGAGCGGCTACGCGCAATTTGCGACACCCACGGTATTGTCCTGATCATCGATGAGATCCAGACAGGGTTCGGCCGTACCGGGAAGCTGTTCGCTGTTGAGCATTCCGGGGTCGAGCCTGACCTGATCACCACCGCGAAAAGCCTCGCCGGCGGGTTCCCGCTCGCGGGCGTAATCGGCAAAGCCCACATCATGGACGCACCGGAGCCCGGCGGTCTTGGTGGCACCTATGGCGGCAGCCCTATCGGCTGCGCGGCCGCCCTCGGCGTTCTCGAAGCCATCGAGAAGGGCAAGCTGCTTCAGCGCAGTACCGAGATCGGCAAGCGGATGACCGCGCGGATCAAGCGCATCGCCGAGCGGAACGATGTTCTCGCGATTGGCGATGTTCGGGGGCTAGGTGCGATGATCGCCTTCGAGCTGGTGAAGTCGCGGGGCAGCAACGAGCCGGACGCCGATGCCGCGAAAGCGCTTTGCGCCCGCTCGCTTGAGAATGGCCTGCTGCTTTTGTCCTGTGGTGTCTATGCCAATACGATCCGCATCCTCGTCCCGCTGACCGCCGAGGACACGCTGATCGACGAAGGCATGGACGTGCTCGAAAAATCTCTGGCGGAACTTTCCGCTGGGCGTGCCGCCGCGGAATAA
- a CDS encoding VOC family protein, producing the protein MTRKVAPTPKGYRTVTPQLVVRDAEAALSYYEELFGASVLSRLYAEDSQTVLQAELKIGNSIVRVMDEMPAFGILSPAGFGGTAVGMHLYLPNTDEVWERAVALGAGILVPLADAPWGERYGKFLDPFGHAWSVSRRIAPSAVIPETDDAEPSIASISGFSVHEPRADSVTPTIEQAMSRHAAVSGTASNAA; encoded by the coding sequence ATGACTCGGAAAGTCGCCCCCACTCCGAAAGGCTACCGGACCGTCACACCGCAACTGGTCGTGAGGGATGCGGAAGCCGCCCTTTCCTATTACGAGGAGCTCTTCGGTGCTTCGGTACTGTCACGGCTCTATGCTGAGGATTCGCAGACCGTTCTGCAGGCCGAGCTGAAAATCGGGAATTCCATCGTTCGCGTGATGGACGAAATGCCAGCTTTCGGCATTCTCTCGCCGGCTGGCTTCGGTGGCACGGCGGTCGGTATGCATCTCTATCTTCCCAACACCGACGAGGTCTGGGAACGCGCCGTAGCTCTGGGCGCCGGCATTCTCGTGCCGTTGGCGGACGCACCGTGGGGCGAGCGTTACGGCAAGTTCCTGGATCCGTTCGGGCATGCCTGGAGCGTTTCGCGCCGCATTGCACCGAGTGCCGTGATCCCGGAAACGGATGATGCCGAACCGTCAATCGCCTCTATATCCGGGTTTTCCGTGCACGAGCCGCGCGCGGATAGCGTGACCCCGACGATCGAGCAGGCAATGTCACGCCACGCCGCAGTCTCCGGGACGGCAAGCAACGCCGCCTGA
- a CDS encoding fumarate hydratase → MISKEAAEQAAYEIMFKAGIDIPEDYLAGIKGMAAAEDGDLSSFVLEAMLENYQAASEDRRPMCADTGVPRYYVKAGNEAKIEGGFIALEQALRSATARATHDIPLRPNRVHPLWRTDHNNNIGINAPEIEYSFEPDADWVDITTVHKGGLFGTDYRMLFPGDGIDGIKRFFLDGMIAFGKRGLACQPAIVGIGLGGSKDTCMVLGKQAACLRIVGDRNPDPEIAALELELMELGNSIGMGAMGFVGKSMVVDCHIEAGFTHTGGMPMSLHAFCLSSRRATMRLHADGRAEFRTDPNWFTPYMRRETVSWEKPQSARQSA, encoded by the coding sequence GTGATCAGTAAAGAAGCAGCCGAACAGGCTGCCTACGAGATCATGTTCAAGGCCGGGATCGATATTCCGGAGGATTATCTCGCAGGCATCAAGGGGATGGCCGCGGCCGAGGACGGGGATCTTTCCTCCTTCGTGCTGGAAGCCATGCTGGAAAATTACCAGGCCGCGTCGGAAGACCGCCGGCCGATGTGCGCCGATACCGGCGTGCCGCGCTATTACGTGAAGGCGGGGAACGAGGCGAAGATCGAGGGCGGTTTTATCGCGCTTGAACAGGCGCTGCGCTCCGCCACCGCCCGGGCCACGCACGACATTCCGCTCCGCCCGAACCGGGTGCATCCGCTCTGGCGGACGGACCACAACAACAATATCGGCATCAACGCGCCCGAAATCGAATACAGCTTCGAGCCGGACGCGGACTGGGTCGACATCACCACCGTGCACAAGGGCGGGCTGTTCGGCACCGATTACCGGATGCTGTTTCCGGGCGACGGGATCGACGGCATCAAGCGCTTCTTCCTCGACGGCATGATCGCTTTCGGCAAACGGGGCCTGGCCTGTCAGCCCGCGATTGTCGGCATCGGGCTTGGCGGCTCGAAGGATACCTGCATGGTGCTCGGCAAACAGGCCGCCTGCCTGCGCATTGTCGGCGACCGCAACCCGGACCCCGAAATCGCCGCGCTGGAGCTGGAGCTGATGGAGCTCGGCAATTCCATCGGCATGGGCGCCATGGGTTTCGTCGGCAAGAGCATGGTGGTCGATTGCCATATCGAGGCCGGCTTCACGCATACAGGCGGCATGCCGATGAGCCTGCACGCCTTCTGCCTCTCCTCGCGCCGCGCCACAATGCGGCTTCATGCCGACGGACGGGCGGAATTCCGCACCGATCCAAACTGGTTCACCCCCTATATGCGACGGGAGACGGTCTCATGGGAAAAGCCCCAGAGCGCAAGACAGTCCGCCTGA
- a CDS encoding fumarate hydratase C-terminal domain-containing protein: MGKAPERKTVRLKTPVTDEALAALELGDVVYLDGLIYTAREGVYKKILADGAAPPAPFAELGNVNFHCSPAAVQQEDGSLHVSAVTATASFRFSKWMKDWFKASGAKMVIGKGGMSEEDYKTLFVPAGAVYLTTVGYGTGALLGRGIRQVKAAHWLDELGIAQAMWVLEVEKFGPLLVESDHAGNSLFERNNREINAGIDKLYEGLKKPSLQRFGETDDREQELI; the protein is encoded by the coding sequence ATGGGAAAAGCCCCAGAGCGCAAGACAGTCCGCCTGAAGACACCCGTCACGGACGAGGCACTGGCCGCGCTGGAACTCGGCGACGTGGTCTATCTCGACGGGCTGATCTATACGGCCCGCGAGGGCGTCTACAAAAAGATCCTGGCAGATGGCGCCGCCCCGCCGGCCCCCTTCGCGGAGCTCGGCAACGTCAATTTCCACTGCTCCCCCGCCGCCGTGCAGCAGGAGGACGGCAGCCTGCACGTCAGCGCCGTCACCGCGACGGCCAGCTTCCGGTTCTCGAAATGGATGAAGGACTGGTTCAAGGCCTCCGGCGCCAAGATGGTGATCGGCAAGGGCGGCATGTCGGAAGAGGATTACAAAACCCTCTTCGTCCCCGCCGGCGCGGTCTACCTGACCACAGTCGGCTACGGCACCGGCGCCCTGCTCGGGCGCGGGATCAGACAGGTGAAGGCGGCGCACTGGCTCGACGAGCTCGGCATCGCCCAGGCCATGTGGGTGCTGGAAGTGGAAAAATTCGGCCCGCTGCTGGTCGAAAGCGACCATGCCGGGAACTCGCTGTTCGAACGGAACAACCGCGAGATCAATGCCGGGATCGACAAGCTCTATGAGGGGCTGAAGAAGCCGTCATTGCAAAGGTTCGGAGAGACGGATGATCGAGAGCAGGAGTTGATTTAG
- a CDS encoding P-loop NTPase fold protein: MATHLEEYLGYYLTLKAPGYAVLVTGEWGVGKTFQVKQCIPEEKMLYVSLFGVQTVDQLHAEVFAASAPKTDKIGKIIQETSNVIASMQGPWALAGGTPSIFNAIFKRNLKPNKTIVFDDLERSDIELKNLLGGINNYVEQLGFRVIVIAHDRKITEKFGEMKEKIFGQTIHAQPNIDMALEKFISQIDNAVERKFVDCHKCSIRNVFLSSGVKSLRVLRHIVEDVVRLFGALTQNQRAHSAAMDELVQSFSAFAAEVRSANLSKDDLCNRQGSSVSFMMSSRNKSGDELRKPPIVEADEKYSSIDLEGGILSDEVLISMLIEGSYQKEEIRNSIDNSHYFMKLSEVPAWKVIYNFDELADDVVEDAINKIENQFKNREITVPGEILHMCCLRLRMAEIGVIKSNSKKIEADCKVYIDDLLIRSSMPPRDVDWRWQEEFYESYGGFIYWVSDEGREAFNRVRKHLILAQEKAFRKELPKILGGLVKLIKEDGKAFFEAVSPTNNGPNPYSRIPLLHGVPPREFVDAWLGSAHENWRYIKYSLEGRYDANLLDNDLESEKKWALEVLEELNRRAEAEEGLKALRISRIKPRNLVAIAAANSKT, encoded by the coding sequence ATGGCTACGCACCTTGAGGAGTATTTGGGTTACTATTTGACTCTTAAAGCGCCCGGTTATGCTGTTTTAGTGACCGGAGAATGGGGGGTTGGAAAAACTTTTCAAGTTAAGCAATGTATTCCAGAAGAAAAAATGCTTTATGTCAGTTTATTTGGAGTGCAAACAGTTGACCAATTGCATGCAGAAGTTTTTGCGGCCAGCGCACCAAAGACAGATAAAATAGGAAAAATTATCCAAGAAACTAGTAATGTTATTGCAAGTATGCAAGGTCCATGGGCATTGGCGGGGGGGACTCCAAGTATATTTAATGCGATATTCAAAAGAAACCTTAAACCAAATAAAACGATTGTATTTGACGATTTGGAAAGAAGTGATATTGAGCTAAAAAATTTGTTGGGTGGAATAAATAATTATGTTGAGCAGCTTGGATTTAGAGTTATTGTAATTGCTCACGATAGAAAAATAACTGAAAAATTTGGAGAAATGAAAGAAAAAATATTTGGTCAAACTATTCATGCTCAACCAAATATAGATATGGCGTTAGAAAAATTTATTAGTCAAATTGATAATGCAGTAGAAAGAAAATTCGTTGACTGTCACAAATGTAGTATAAGAAATGTATTTTTATCTTCTGGTGTGAAATCTCTTCGCGTATTGCGGCATATAGTTGAGGATGTCGTCCGTTTGTTCGGTGCGTTGACGCAGAACCAGCGGGCGCATTCGGCGGCTATGGATGAGCTCGTACAGAGTTTTTCAGCTTTCGCTGCAGAAGTCCGCTCTGCAAATTTGTCGAAAGACGATCTCTGCAATCGTCAAGGATCTAGCGTCAGCTTTATGATGAGCAGCCGCAACAAGTCTGGTGATGAGTTGCGGAAACCCCCCATAGTTGAAGCCGATGAAAAGTACTCATCTATCGACCTCGAAGGAGGAATCCTCAGCGATGAGGTTCTGATTTCGATGTTGATAGAAGGTAGTTATCAGAAAGAAGAAATTCGAAATTCTATTGATAACTCCCATTACTTTATGAAGCTTAGTGAAGTTCCTGCGTGGAAAGTTATCTATAACTTTGATGAATTAGCTGATGATGTTGTGGAAGATGCTATCAATAAAATTGAGAATCAATTCAAAAATAGAGAAATTACAGTGCCCGGTGAAATTCTTCATATGTGTTGTTTGCGTTTAAGGATGGCTGAGATCGGTGTTATCAAGTCAAATTCAAAAAAGATTGAAGCGGATTGTAAAGTTTATATTGATGATTTGTTGATAAGATCCTCTATGCCGCCTCGTGATGTTGACTGGCGTTGGCAAGAGGAATTTTATGAATCGTACGGTGGGTTTATTTATTGGGTTTCAGACGAAGGTAGGGAAGCTTTTAATAGAGTCCGTAAACATTTAATTTTAGCTCAAGAGAAAGCTTTTCGGAAGGAGCTTCCCAAAATATTAGGCGGCCTCGTTAAGTTGATTAAGGAGGACGGCAAGGCATTTTTTGAAGCTGTATCACCGACCAATAATGGGCCAAACCCGTATTCTAGGATTCCCTTGTTGCATGGAGTTCCTCCGCGAGAATTTGTTGATGCCTGGCTAGGGTCGGCGCATGAGAACTGGCGATACATTAAGTATTCATTAGAAGGTCGATACGATGCCAATTTGCTGGATAATGACCTCGAGTCAGAAAAGAAGTGGGCTTTAGAGGTATTAGAAGAACTAAATCGTCGTGCAGAGGCGGAAGAAGGATTGAAGGCATTGCGAATCAGCCGGATTAAGCCTAGGAACCTTGTCGCGATTGCAGCCGCAAACAGCAAAACCTAA
- a CDS encoding M23 family metallopeptidase: protein MKSASLPALVFCLFLLAPPPAKAEPCAACAGLDGFVPPDTIDADLYLMVGKAKRSDKVRSVEIQEARGVVKTGLKPAFPGELSCPGIDTEGWAINYTGKRPWPARHKGVDIPQPRGTPIRAIADGTVIAVFENDGNRKGIEIALRHTPEQTGLPFWTYSQYTHLTEMPALAIGDAVRMGAEIGKTGNSGKMGRNIRRDALHFAVLFSEAPSWSNDGRVFVPADGFFMDPVAFYRTEGPYVSAELAQLPSSDKSVPVAYLKTDGTVVPADARRIWPYPCK from the coding sequence ATGAAATCAGCTTCTCTGCCGGCTCTCGTATTCTGCCTGTTCCTGCTCGCCCCGCCCCCGGCAAAAGCGGAGCCGTGCGCCGCCTGTGCCGGTCTCGACGGGTTCGTGCCGCCGGATACGATTGACGCGGATCTCTACCTGATGGTCGGCAAGGCCAAGCGCAGCGACAAGGTCCGCAGCGTCGAGATCCAGGAGGCGCGCGGTGTGGTCAAGACCGGGCTGAAACCGGCCTTCCCCGGTGAGCTCAGCTGTCCCGGGATCGATACCGAGGGGTGGGCGATCAATTATACCGGCAAGCGCCCGTGGCCGGCCCGGCACAAGGGCGTCGATATCCCGCAGCCGCGCGGCACGCCGATCCGTGCCATCGCCGACGGCACGGTGATCGCGGTGTTCGAGAATGACGGCAATCGCAAGGGCATCGAGATCGCCCTGCGCCACACGCCGGAGCAGACCGGGCTGCCGTTCTGGACCTATTCGCAATACACCCACCTGACCGAAATGCCGGCGCTCGCCATCGGCGATGCCGTGCGTATGGGCGCGGAGATCGGGAAAACCGGCAATTCGGGCAAGATGGGCCGGAACATCCGGCGCGACGCACTGCATTTCGCCGTGCTGTTCAGCGAAGCGCCGTCCTGGAGCAATGACGGAAGGGTGTTCGTGCCCGCCGACGGCTTCTTCATGGACCCGGTCGCCTTCTACCGGACCGAGGGGCCGTATGTTTCGGCAGAGCTCGCCCAACTGCCGTCATCGGACAAATCCGTGCCGGTGGCGTATCTGAAGACGGACGGCACCGTGGTGCCGGCCGATGCCAGGCGGATCTGGCCATATCCCTGTAAATAG
- a CDS encoding Gfo/Idh/MocA family oxidoreductase: MQTFRIAVAGAGLIGREHCKLLAGHPCAEIAGIADPAPEAREFAESLGVPHFGDLETMLDAVRPDGAIVALPTGLHKSAAFACIERGIPSLVEKPVAADLPDAFEIARASEAAGVPILVGHHRRHSPDIREARHVVQSGRLGRIVTVSGMAWMDKPDRYFDVAWRREPGGGTLLINLIHDVDCLRFILGEIRRVSAFVSNGVRDLAVEDTASVSFEFDSGVLGSFTITDAVASPYSWERTSGQALYFPHQPENYLFIGGRDGALEVPTMEYWHHGPDGGDWQADLTRETLPLDGTQTYDNQLAHFLQVIAGSEPPVIDAADAARTLAVILAVKRAAAEARTVDIAELLKGL; encoded by the coding sequence ATGCAGACATTCAGGATCGCGGTTGCCGGTGCGGGGCTGATCGGCCGGGAGCATTGCAAGCTGCTCGCCGGCCATCCCTGCGCGGAGATCGCGGGCATTGCCGACCCGGCGCCTGAAGCGCGGGAATTTGCGGAGAGCCTCGGCGTGCCGCATTTCGGCGACCTCGAGACCATGCTGGATGCGGTCCGGCCGGACGGGGCGATCGTAGCCTTGCCGACCGGCCTGCATAAATCCGCCGCCTTCGCCTGTATCGAGCGCGGTATCCCGAGTCTGGTGGAAAAACCGGTCGCGGCCGACCTGCCCGATGCATTCGAGATAGCCCGGGCGAGCGAGGCTGCGGGCGTCCCTATCCTCGTCGGTCATCACCGCCGGCACAGCCCGGACATAAGGGAAGCCCGCCATGTCGTCCAAAGCGGCAGGCTCGGCCGGATCGTGACGGTGAGCGGCATGGCCTGGATGGACAAGCCCGACCGCTATTTCGACGTTGCCTGGCGGCGCGAGCCGGGCGGCGGCACACTGCTGATCAACCTGATCCACGATGTCGACTGCCTGCGCTTCATCCTCGGCGAGATTCGCCGGGTCAGCGCCTTTGTCTCGAACGGCGTGCGCGACCTCGCTGTCGAGGACACCGCCAGCGTGTCCTTCGAATTCGACAGCGGCGTGCTCGGCAGCTTCACCATCACGGACGCCGTCGCCTCCCCCTATAGCTGGGAGCGCACCTCCGGGCAGGCGCTCTACTTCCCGCATCAGCCGGAAAACTACCTCTTCATCGGCGGCCGCGACGGCGCGCTGGAAGTGCCGACAATGGAATACTGGCACCACGGGCCGGACGGCGGCGACTGGCAGGCCGACCTCACCCGCGAGACCCTGCCCCTCGACGGCACCCAGACCTACGACAACCAGCTCGCCCATTTCCTGCAGGTGATCGCCGGGAGCGAGCCGCCGGTCATCGACGCGGCGGACGCCGCCAGAACGCTCGCCGTGATCCTCGCCGTCAAACGCGCGGCAGCGGAGGCCCGGACGGTCGATATCGCGGAGCTGCTGAAGGGGTTGTAG
- a CDS encoding YciI family protein translates to MPYAIIARDKPGALDKRVEHRPAHVEYLKSKMDLIIAGGATLGGPDEAMDGSLLILDTEDRAVAEDFAKNDPFALNGVFEAVIVTPWRKTIWDKALQG, encoded by the coding sequence ATGCCTTACGCCATCATCGCCCGGGACAAGCCCGGCGCCCTCGACAAGCGCGTCGAACACCGCCCGGCCCATGTCGAGTATCTGAAGTCCAAGATGGACCTGATCATCGCCGGCGGCGCCACCCTCGGCGGCCCTGACGAGGCCATGGACGGCAGCCTGTTGATCCTCGACACCGAGGACCGCGCCGTGGCGGAAGATTTCGCGAAAAACGATCCGTTCGCCCTGAACGGCGTGTTCGAAGCCGTTATCGTGACCCCGTGGCGCAAGACGATCTGGGACAAGGCCCTGCAGGGCTAA
- a CDS encoding prephenate dehydratase, with protein sequence MSEQKQKIAFQGELGANSHMACQAVRPDLEPLPCSSFEDMLDAVKSGEALCAMVPVENSVAGRVADIHHLLPESGLYIIGEHYQRINAMLLGVPGTQISDVKEIRSHVHALAQSRLLMAELGARPVQHSDTAGAARSIAELGDKTIAAIGPKLAAEIYGLEILREGVEDAEHNTTRFLLMAREGVVPPAGNGPCVTTAIFRVRSVPAALYKALGGFATNGINLTKLESYLVDGSFSAAQFYVDAEGHPEETSLKLALEELQFFCPKGAVKILGTYPAHPFRLEQAKNGNGGE encoded by the coding sequence GTGTCCGAGCAAAAGCAGAAAATCGCCTTCCAGGGCGAACTAGGCGCCAACTCCCACATGGCCTGTCAGGCCGTCCGCCCCGACCTGGAGCCGCTGCCCTGTTCGAGCTTTGAGGACATGCTGGACGCGGTGAAGAGCGGTGAGGCGCTGTGCGCCATGGTGCCGGTTGAGAATTCCGTCGCCGGCCGCGTCGCCGACATCCATCACCTGCTGCCGGAATCCGGCCTCTATATCATCGGCGAGCATTATCAGCGCATCAACGCCATGCTGCTCGGCGTGCCCGGCACGCAGATTTCGGACGTGAAGGAGATCCGCTCCCACGTCCACGCGCTGGCCCAGTCGAGGCTGCTGATGGCCGAACTCGGCGCCCGCCCGGTGCAGCATTCCGACACAGCCGGCGCCGCCCGCTCCATCGCCGAGCTGGGCGACAAGACCATCGCCGCCATCGGCCCGAAGCTGGCCGCCGAGATCTATGGTCTGGAGATCCTGCGCGAAGGCGTGGAGGACGCGGAGCACAACACCACCCGCTTCCTGCTCATGGCCCGCGAGGGCGTCGTGCCGCCGGCCGGGAACGGCCCGTGCGTCACCACCGCCATCTTCCGGGTCCGCAGTGTGCCCGCCGCGCTCTACAAGGCGCTCGGCGGCTTCGCCACCAACGGCATCAACCTGACCAAGCTGGAATCCTATCTGGTCGATGGCAGCTTCTCGGCGGCGCAGTTCTATGTCGATGCCGAGGGCCATCCCGAAGAGACATCGCTGAAGCTGGCGCTGGAGGAATTGCAATTCTTCTGCCCGAAAGGCGCGGTCAAGATCCTCGGCACCTATCCGGCCCACCCGTTCCGTCTGGAGCAGGCAAAGAACGGCAACGGCGGGGAATAA
- a CDS encoding 3-deoxy-manno-octulosonate cytidylyltransferase — protein MPANATPSNPIVLIPARMKSERLPDKPLADIGGLPMIVHVVRRAEEADLGRVAVACAEQEIADAVRDHGGEAVLTDPDHPSGSDRIWEALCTLDPDGKHDAIVNIQGDLPVLDPAVPRAALAMLDRAEVDIGAPAALIVDEDDITNPSVTKPVVAWEVDGSRGRALYFSRATVPHGPGPLFHFIGLYAYRRAALERFVKLPPSALELREKLEQLRPLEAGMRIDVARVDTVPLGVDTPADLEKARKILEQS, from the coding sequence ATGCCCGCGAACGCGACACCCTCCAATCCCATCGTCCTGATCCCCGCCCGTATGAAATCGGAGCGGCTGCCGGACAAGCCGCTCGCCGATATCGGCGGCCTGCCGATGATCGTGCATGTGGTGCGCCGGGCGGAAGAGGCCGATCTTGGCCGGGTTGCCGTGGCCTGCGCCGAGCAGGAGATCGCCGATGCCGTCCGCGATCATGGCGGCGAGGCGGTGTTGACCGACCCGGACCATCCCTCCGGCTCCGACCGGATCTGGGAGGCGCTGTGCACGCTCGACCCCGATGGCAAACACGATGCCATCGTCAATATCCAGGGCGATCTGCCGGTGCTCGACCCGGCCGTGCCGCGGGCCGCGCTGGCCATGCTGGACCGGGCCGAGGTCGATATCGGCGCGCCGGCGGCGCTTATCGTGGACGAGGATGACATCACCAATCCGAGCGTGACCAAGCCTGTCGTCGCCTGGGAGGTGGATGGCAGCCGGGGCCGGGCGCTCTATTTCAGCCGCGCCACGGTGCCGCACGGGCCGGGCCCGCTGTTTCACTTCATCGGGCTCTATGCCTATCGCCGGGCCGCGCTGGAGCGCTTCGTGAAGCTGCCGCCGTCGGCGCTGGAGCTGCGCGAGAAGCTGGAGCAGCTCCGGCCGCTGGAAGCTGGCATGCGGATCGACGTGGCCCGCGTTGACACGGTTCCGCTCGGTGTCGATACTCCGGCGGACTTGGAAAAAGCCCGCAAAATTCTTGAACAATCCTGA